A stretch of Catenulispora sp. GP43 DNA encodes these proteins:
- a CDS encoding TIGR03086 family metal-binding protein — MTDIRDLNARAVRDSMDIVRQVQVTDLGRPTPCAGWTLADLLGHMTVQHRGFAAAARGDGAEMKHWEFAPAGADAVQQYLAASEDVLAAYAALGGELDAVFDLPEFKIDPPRFPARVGIGFHFIDYVVHAWDVAATLGVGYVLRPELEAEALRITLAVPNGDNRAPAGAPFVPALDIPEDASTLDHILLYLGRTPDWRPAA, encoded by the coding sequence ATGACCGATATCAGAGACCTCAACGCGCGTGCGGTGCGCGACAGCATGGACATTGTCCGGCAGGTGCAGGTCACCGATCTGGGGCGGCCGACGCCCTGCGCGGGCTGGACGCTCGCGGATCTGCTGGGCCACATGACCGTGCAGCACCGGGGGTTCGCGGCGGCGGCGCGGGGGGATGGCGCCGAGATGAAGCACTGGGAGTTCGCGCCGGCCGGGGCCGATGCCGTGCAGCAGTACCTGGCGGCGTCGGAGGACGTGCTGGCGGCGTACGCGGCGCTCGGCGGGGAGTTGGACGCGGTCTTCGATCTGCCGGAGTTCAAGATCGATCCGCCGCGCTTCCCCGCGCGCGTGGGTATCGGCTTCCACTTCATCGACTACGTCGTGCACGCCTGGGACGTCGCCGCCACGCTCGGCGTCGGCTACGTGCTGCGGCCGGAGCTGGAGGCGGAGGCGCTGCGGATCACGCTGGCCGTGCCGAACGGCGACAACCGCGCCCCCGCCGGTGCACCCTTCGTGCCCGCACTGGACATCCCCGAGGACGCCTCGACGCTCGACCACATCCTGCTCTACCTCGGCCGCACGCCCGACTGGCGCCCGGCCGCATAA
- the ftsW gene encoding putative lipid II flippase FtsW — MSEQASGPPASPLKNAVRALRARRAVLRSLFDLELTSYYLLVGAVLLLLGIGLLEVFSASSVNNLVNGRPMLSSIQNQAISAVLGLALMWGASRLPPRAYRALAYPALVGTVLALLLVLAVGSSHNGNKNWLIIGPLTVQPSEFAKLALVLWGADLLVRKEKLLTTWDHLLVPLVPGAVVIIALVMMGGDMGTSIIIVAIVFCLLFTAGAPGRLFSIMVASAMGLAALAILMRPSRVRRFTNFLSPENDPGGTGYQAIHAFQALASGGWFGEGLGASKQRWGQLPEVQTDMIFAIIGEELGLIGALTVLALFLTLAYAGIRMALRTDDPFVRLVSASVTVWLAAQMMINLGAVTGVLPIAGVPLPFVSYGGSSLLPSLTAVGMLMSFARRRPEPIGLPGIDTDPATVRDRGVTAPRPETAPADR; from the coding sequence ATGAGTGAACAGGCCTCGGGCCCGCCGGCGTCGCCGTTGAAGAACGCCGTCCGGGCGCTGCGGGCCCGTCGCGCGGTTCTGAGATCCCTGTTCGACCTCGAACTCACCTCGTACTACCTGCTGGTCGGGGCGGTGCTGCTGCTGCTCGGGATCGGGCTGCTGGAGGTGTTCTCGGCTTCGAGCGTGAACAACCTGGTCAACGGCCGGCCGATGCTGTCCTCGATCCAGAACCAGGCGATCTCCGCGGTGCTGGGGCTGGCGCTCATGTGGGGGGCCTCGCGGCTGCCGCCGAGGGCCTACCGGGCGCTGGCCTATCCGGCACTGGTCGGGACGGTGCTGGCGCTGCTGCTGGTGCTGGCCGTCGGGTCCTCGCACAACGGGAACAAGAACTGGCTGATCATCGGGCCGCTGACGGTGCAGCCCAGCGAGTTCGCCAAGCTCGCGCTGGTGCTGTGGGGCGCGGACCTGCTGGTGCGCAAGGAGAAGCTGCTCACCACCTGGGACCACCTGCTGGTGCCGCTGGTGCCGGGGGCCGTGGTGATCATCGCCCTGGTGATGATGGGCGGGGACATGGGGACCTCGATAATCATCGTCGCCATCGTGTTCTGCCTGTTGTTCACCGCCGGGGCGCCGGGGCGGCTGTTCTCGATCATGGTGGCCTCCGCGATGGGCCTGGCGGCGCTGGCCATCTTGATGCGTCCCTCGCGGGTGCGCCGGTTCACCAACTTCCTCAGCCCCGAGAACGACCCCGGCGGGACCGGGTACCAGGCCATCCACGCCTTCCAGGCGCTGGCCAGCGGCGGCTGGTTCGGGGAGGGCCTGGGCGCCAGCAAACAGCGCTGGGGGCAGCTGCCCGAGGTGCAGACCGACATGATCTTCGCGATCATCGGCGAGGAACTGGGGCTGATCGGCGCGCTGACCGTGCTGGCGCTGTTCCTCACCCTGGCCTACGCCGGCATCCGGATGGCGCTGCGGACCGACGACCCGTTCGTGCGCCTGGTCTCGGCCTCGGTCACGGTCTGGCTGGCCGCGCAGATGATGATCAATCTGGGGGCGGTGACCGGCGTGCTGCCGATCGCCGGGGTGCCGCTGCCCTTCGTCTCCTATGGCGGGTCCTCCCTGCTGCCCTCGCTGACGGCGGTCGGGATGCTCATGTCCTTCGCCAGACGCCGCCCGGAGCCGATTGGTTTGCCGGGGATCGATACCGACCCGGCCACGGTCCGCGACCGCGGCGTCACCGCACCGCGTCCGGAAACGGCCCCGGCCGACCGATAG
- a CDS encoding AraC family transcriptional regulator, translating into MAGTAANSRGWAEYWRDETRGLEAMHARFRDHVYAPHSHDAYSFGVTDAGAQQFHCRGALHTSAAGMVMALNPDDPHDGRAAADLGYHYRIVHVSPRIVRAVLADAADPADGTDPLDAAAPLPLFTDPVLGDRRLADSIARLHAALAADASPLARDERLRAVILGAHLRGATNRPRIRTLADAAQREAARRARDLMREAYPEPLSVELLAAAAGCSRFALYRAFSAEFGMSPSDYERQLRLRHARALLATGGTPADVAAATGFADQAHLARWFKRAYGITPGVFARGAGGRTAHLGSAL; encoded by the coding sequence ATGGCGGGGACCGCGGCGAACTCCCGAGGCTGGGCCGAGTACTGGCGCGACGAAACCCGCGGCCTGGAGGCCATGCACGCCCGCTTCCGCGACCACGTGTACGCCCCGCACTCGCACGACGCCTACTCCTTCGGCGTCACCGACGCCGGCGCGCAGCAGTTCCACTGCCGCGGGGCCCTGCACACCAGCGCCGCCGGCATGGTGATGGCCCTGAACCCCGACGACCCGCACGACGGCCGCGCCGCCGCCGACCTCGGCTACCACTACCGCATCGTGCACGTCTCCCCGCGGATCGTCCGCGCGGTCCTGGCCGACGCGGCGGACCCGGCCGACGGCACCGACCCGCTGGACGCCGCCGCCCCGCTGCCGTTGTTCACCGATCCGGTGCTGGGCGACCGGCGCCTGGCCGACTCCATCGCCCGCCTGCACGCCGCGCTGGCCGCCGACGCCAGCCCGCTGGCCCGCGACGAGCGCCTGCGCGCCGTCATCCTGGGCGCGCACCTGCGCGGCGCGACCAATCGGCCGCGTATCAGGACGCTGGCCGACGCGGCGCAGCGCGAGGCTGCGCGCCGGGCCCGGGACCTGATGCGCGAGGCGTACCCGGAGCCGCTGTCGGTGGAACTGCTCGCCGCGGCCGCCGGGTGCAGCAGGTTCGCCCTCTACCGGGCCTTCTCCGCCGAGTTCGGCATGTCCCCCAGCGACTACGAACGCCAGCTGCGCCTGCGCCACGCCCGCGCGCTGCTGGCCACCGGCGGCACCCCGGCCGACGTCGCGGCGGCCACCGGCTTCGCCGACCAGGCGCACCTGGCGCGCTGGTTCAAGCGCGCGTACGGGATCACGCCGGGGGTGTTCGCACGGGGCGCGGGCGGCCGGACAGCCCATCTCGGATCTGCCCTCTGA
- a CDS encoding DMT family transporter — MSAQRSAGQPNPYLFLAMTMMLWGGAFSSSEAVVDHVPHTVAATLRFGGGAIALLVAMALTGRSPRVGARAAGRACLAGVLGVFAYNGFFFWGLSLAPSLDGGILIPVMSPVLTTAFLVVSGREKASRRRLVGLALGLAGAAAYLVGANSAGGGSHRLAGDLLYVLSAVCWAAFTLAAPKVLAGIEPLTAMAYATCTGAVLLALVAAPDLGHVRWGSLPSGVWVNVAYLAIGATAVANVFYYRGVAAVGPASASLMMFLVPAVNTACATLFLGESFTAVQAAGAVVLLAGAALAGKASLRVRRRSSRTSATTTRTTPAST, encoded by the coding sequence ATGTCAGCTCAACGGTCGGCCGGACAGCCGAACCCCTACCTGTTCCTCGCGATGACCATGATGCTGTGGGGCGGCGCGTTCTCCAGTTCGGAGGCCGTGGTCGATCACGTCCCGCACACCGTGGCCGCCACGCTCCGCTTCGGCGGCGGCGCGATCGCGCTCCTGGTCGCGATGGCGCTGACCGGCCGGTCCCCGCGGGTCGGCGCGCGCGCCGCGGGCCGGGCGTGCCTGGCCGGGGTCCTGGGCGTCTTCGCCTACAACGGCTTCTTCTTCTGGGGCCTGTCGCTGGCGCCGTCGTTGGACGGCGGGATCCTGATCCCGGTCATGAGCCCGGTGCTGACCACGGCGTTCCTGGTAGTCAGCGGACGCGAGAAGGCCTCGCGCCGCCGCCTGGTCGGCCTGGCGCTGGGCCTGGCCGGCGCGGCGGCCTACCTGGTCGGCGCGAACAGCGCCGGCGGCGGTTCGCACCGGTTGGCCGGGGACCTGCTGTACGTGCTGAGCGCGGTGTGCTGGGCGGCGTTCACCCTGGCTGCGCCGAAGGTGCTGGCCGGTATCGAGCCGCTGACCGCGATGGCCTACGCCACCTGCACCGGCGCCGTCCTGCTGGCCCTGGTCGCCGCGCCGGATCTGGGGCATGTGCGGTGGGGCTCGCTGCCCTCAGGGGTCTGGGTCAACGTCGCCTACCTGGCGATCGGCGCCACCGCGGTCGCGAACGTCTTCTACTACCGCGGGGTCGCCGCGGTCGGCCCGGCCAGCGCTTCGCTGATGATGTTCCTGGTCCCCGCGGTGAACACGGCCTGCGCCACGCTGTTCCTCGGCGAGTCGTTCACCGCCGTGCAGGCCGCCGGGGCCGTGGTGCTGCTGGCCGGCGCGGCGCTCGCCGGGAAGGCGTCACTCCGGGTGAGGCGGCGGAGCTCCAGGACCAGCGCGACCACGACGAGGACGACTCCGGCGAGCACGTAG
- a CDS encoding nuclear transport factor 2 family protein, protein MSEHVRTTRETIELMLRTAVEGSRDDLADLYAEDVLVTNPFAPEGLRESRGNEALRSRMKTFAQYLDYTEIKNVIIYETVDPQVAVVEFTVVGTLVPTGEGFELPSINVVRVVDGLIAESRDHSDGTRTAKLLEAIQAAA, encoded by the coding sequence ATGTCCGAGCACGTCCGCACCACCCGCGAGACCATCGAGCTGATGCTGCGCACCGCCGTCGAGGGCAGCCGGGACGACCTGGCCGACCTCTACGCCGAGGACGTCCTGGTCACCAACCCCTTCGCGCCGGAGGGCCTCCGGGAGTCGCGCGGCAACGAGGCGCTGCGCAGCCGGATGAAGACCTTCGCGCAGTACCTGGACTACACGGAGATCAAGAACGTGATCATCTACGAGACCGTCGACCCGCAGGTCGCGGTCGTGGAATTCACGGTCGTCGGCACGCTCGTGCCCACCGGCGAGGGCTTCGAGCTGCCCTCGATCAACGTGGTCCGGGTGGTCGACGGCCTGATCGCCGAGTCCCGGGACCACAGCGACGGGACGCGCACGGCCAAGCTGCTGGAGGCCATCCAGGCCGCCGCCTGA
- a CDS encoding gamma-glutamyltransferase family protein, producing MMTPTFTTRPELSGTFGMVSSTHWLASSAGMAVLERGGNAFDAAVAAGFVLHVVEPHQNGAGGDLPVIFARGDDKRPTVLCGQGVAPAGASVQHFRELGLGLVPGSGLLAAAVPGAVPAWLTLLRDHGSMELAEVLAYAIGYARDGYPVTPAISQCIADIEQMFREHWSTSADVYLPGGAVPAAGSVFRNPTLAATYQRLADASGSTRAARIDAALDAWRQGFVAEAVDAFARTAWRDSSGADHAGVLTGTDMAAWQPSYEEPVRYDFGGYTFCKTGAWGQGPVLLQQLALLQGQELEPGSVDFVHRVVEGAKLAFADREAWYGDGFDTPLDALLSPEYNAERRALIGEVASLELRPGSPLGRVPVLPERPDLPIPVDASTGEPVASGAGRGEARGDTVHVDVVDRWGNMVAAMPSGGWLHSSPVIPALGFCLGTRMQMTWLQDGLASTLTPGLRPRTTLSPTLALRGGEPVLAFGSPGGDQQDQWQLLFVLNHVAGGMNLQEAIDAPTFHSSHFPESFYPRPAYPGRVVAEARLGAAVLDGLRRRGHEVVVSEDWSLGRMCAVGRDPERGLVRAGANPRGMQGYAVGR from the coding sequence ATGATGACGCCGACTTTCACCACACGTCCGGAGCTGAGCGGTACGTTCGGCATGGTCTCCAGCACGCACTGGCTCGCCTCGTCGGCGGGCATGGCGGTGCTGGAGCGCGGCGGCAACGCGTTCGACGCGGCGGTCGCCGCGGGGTTCGTGCTGCACGTCGTGGAGCCGCACCAGAACGGGGCCGGCGGCGATCTGCCGGTGATCTTCGCGCGCGGGGACGACAAACGGCCGACCGTGTTGTGCGGGCAGGGGGTGGCGCCGGCCGGGGCGAGCGTTCAGCACTTCCGCGAGCTCGGGCTGGGGCTGGTGCCCGGCTCGGGGCTGCTGGCCGCGGCCGTGCCGGGGGCGGTGCCGGCGTGGCTGACGCTGCTCCGCGACCACGGGAGCATGGAGCTCGCGGAGGTTCTCGCTTACGCCATCGGCTATGCGCGGGACGGGTATCCGGTCACTCCGGCGATATCGCAATGCATTGCGGATATCGAGCAGATGTTCCGGGAGCATTGGTCGACTTCTGCTGACGTCTACCTTCCCGGCGGCGCGGTTCCGGCTGCGGGATCGGTGTTCCGGAATCCGACGCTGGCTGCCACCTACCAGCGCTTGGCCGACGCGTCCGGGTCTACGCGCGCGGCGCGTATCGATGCCGCATTGGATGCGTGGCGGCAGGGGTTCGTCGCCGAGGCTGTCGATGCCTTTGCGCGGACGGCGTGGCGGGACTCCTCCGGGGCCGACCATGCCGGAGTACTTACGGGTACTGATATGGCGGCGTGGCAGCCTTCTTATGAAGAGCCGGTGCGTTATGACTTCGGCGGATATACGTTCTGCAAGACCGGTGCGTGGGGGCAGGGGCCGGTTCTGTTGCAGCAGTTGGCTTTGTTGCAGGGGCAGGAGCTCGAACCGGGGAGTGTGGACTTCGTCCATCGGGTGGTCGAGGGCGCCAAGTTGGCCTTCGCCGATCGGGAAGCCTGGTACGGCGACGGCTTCGACACCCCGCTGGATGCTCTGCTCTCTCCGGAGTACAACGCCGAGCGGCGCGCGCTGATCGGGGAGGTCGCTTCGCTGGAGCTGCGTCCGGGGTCGCCGCTGGGGCGTGTGCCGGTGCTTCCGGAGCGTCCCGACCTTCCGATTCCCGTCGATGCCTCCACCGGGGAGCCGGTCGCCTCCGGCGCGGGGCGTGGGGAGGCGCGGGGGGACACGGTGCATGTGGACGTCGTGGATCGGTGGGGGAACATGGTCGCGGCGATGCCTAGCGGCGGCTGGCTGCACTCCTCGCCGGTGATTCCCGCGCTCGGGTTCTGTCTGGGGACGCGGATGCAGATGACGTGGCTGCAGGACGGGCTTGCCAGCACCCTGACACCCGGGCTGCGGCCCCGGACCACGTTGTCGCCGACGCTGGCGCTGCGCGGCGGGGAGCCGGTGCTGGCGTTCGGGTCGCCCGGCGGGGACCAGCAGGACCAGTGGCAGCTGTTGTTCGTGCTGAACCACGTGGCCGGCGGGATGAACCTGCAGGAGGCGATCGACGCGCCGACGTTCCACAGCTCGCACTTCCCCGAGTCGTTCTACCCGCGGCCGGCCTACCCGGGGCGGGTCGTGGCCGAGGCGCGGCTCGGCGCCGCGGTCCTGGACGGGCTGCGGCGCCGGGGGCACGAGGTGGTGGTGTCGGAGGACTGGTCGCTGGGGCGGATGTGCGCGGTCGGGCGGGATCCGGAGCGGGGGTTGGTGCGCGCGGGGGCCAATCCTCGGGGGATGCAGGGGTATGCGGTGGGGCGGTAG
- a CDS encoding TetR/AcrR family transcriptional regulator, with protein MNGSAKTDVGADRADLRGVSAAERPLRADARRNRARVLQAAAEAFAAEGPAVPLDEIARRAGVGAGTVYRHFPTKEELLAAVLIARMETMLAEVRDALAEPDPGPAFYTFFLTMTVDAQDKMDLAEALTSHGIDIRAATAGIAGELKGALAALLRRAQDAGAVRPDVNVEDLHALVIGAIAAARAAPSADVPRVAGLVADGLRPRLG; from the coding sequence GTGAACGGGTCCGCGAAAACCGATGTGGGGGCTGACAGAGCCGACCTGCGGGGCGTGTCGGCGGCCGAGCGGCCGCTGCGCGCCGACGCGCGCCGCAACCGTGCCCGGGTGCTCCAGGCCGCGGCCGAGGCGTTCGCCGCCGAGGGTCCGGCCGTGCCGCTGGACGAGATCGCCCGGCGCGCCGGGGTCGGCGCCGGCACGGTCTACCGGCACTTCCCGACCAAGGAGGAACTGCTGGCGGCCGTGCTCATCGCCCGCATGGAGACGATGCTGGCCGAGGTGCGCGACGCGCTGGCCGAGCCGGACCCGGGTCCGGCGTTCTACACGTTCTTCCTCACCATGACCGTCGACGCGCAGGACAAGATGGACCTCGCCGAGGCGTTGACCAGCCACGGCATAGACATCAGGGCCGCGACGGCCGGCATCGCCGGGGAGCTGAAGGGCGCTCTGGCCGCTCTGCTGCGCCGGGCCCAGGACGCCGGCGCGGTGCGCCCCGACGTGAACGTCGAGGACCTGCACGCGCTCGTGATCGGCGCGATCGCCGCCGCGCGCGCCGCGCCCTCGGCGGACGTGCCGCGGGTGGCGGGGCTGGTGGCCGACGGGTTGCGTCCGCGCCTAGGGTAA
- a CDS encoding ADP-ribosylglycohydrolase family protein, which produces MTHKAGGRTARSIEAAIGAVVGAAVGDALGAPFEFGPAGVFSAKYPVGEPQPDEMRGGGGWDPGEATDDTQMAVLVADSLLERGGLDPADAFERFQRWAAGDPKDIGLQTETVLTSGDPWDSAAGLHFWITGHAAGNGSLMRASTSAVYFAPAGREATMDAARRIAALTHGDRAAWEGTAVFHELVRLALAGQDPLAALPEVVAQIHPDHRDRYATILAPDWHPSMATEFNGAVWPCLASAVWALRNTPDFASALRAAIDLGGDTDTVAAVTGGLAGAVYGAGAIPARWTAALHVPVPGWGDRVLRCADLVVLAERLVGAST; this is translated from the coding sequence GTGACGCACAAGGCGGGTGGGCGGACGGCTCGGTCGATCGAAGCCGCGATCGGAGCCGTGGTCGGGGCGGCGGTCGGCGACGCGCTCGGAGCGCCGTTCGAGTTCGGGCCGGCCGGGGTGTTCTCCGCGAAGTACCCGGTCGGCGAACCGCAGCCCGATGAGATGCGGGGCGGGGGCGGCTGGGACCCCGGCGAGGCCACCGACGACACCCAGATGGCGGTGCTGGTCGCGGACTCGCTGCTGGAGCGCGGCGGCCTGGACCCGGCTGACGCCTTCGAGCGGTTCCAGCGCTGGGCGGCCGGGGACCCCAAGGACATCGGCCTGCAGACCGAGACCGTCCTGACCAGCGGCGACCCCTGGGACAGCGCGGCCGGCCTGCACTTCTGGATCACCGGCCACGCCGCAGGCAACGGCTCCCTGATGCGCGCCTCGACGTCGGCGGTGTACTTCGCACCGGCCGGCCGCGAGGCGACGATGGACGCGGCGCGGCGTATCGCGGCCCTGACCCACGGGGACCGGGCGGCGTGGGAGGGAACCGCTGTGTTCCACGAACTGGTCCGCCTCGCCCTCGCCGGACAGGACCCGCTCGCCGCACTGCCCGAAGTCGTCGCGCAGATCCACCCCGACCACCGCGACCGCTACGCCACGATCCTCGCCCCCGACTGGCATCCGAGCATGGCCACCGAGTTCAACGGCGCGGTCTGGCCGTGTCTGGCCTCTGCCGTCTGGGCGCTGCGGAACACCCCGGACTTCGCCTCGGCCCTGCGCGCGGCCATCGACCTCGGCGGAGACACCGACACTGTGGCGGCGGTGACCGGCGGCTTGGCCGGGGCCGTGTACGGGGCCGGGGCGATTCCGGCGCGGTGGACCGCTGCGCTGCACGTGCCGGTGCCCGGCTGGGGCGACCGGGTTCTGCGGTGTGCGGACCTGGTTGTGCTGGCCGAGCGGCTGGTGGGGGCCTCGACCTAA
- a CDS encoding tetratricopeptide repeat protein: MSYEIPPEAHRLHAEGRSAGSRGDYDLALTLLGRAAALAPDWPYPPYDAAFTHLMRGDTRAAQNLYERVASLSPTGFFTCRTTLDMLRREHAGQLAPGFSRSFVQLEWLEDRVEKTRILRGITQRFPGFPPAWKELSLLLEDPQDRLIAMDNGLAGDPDPETRTTLLLNKAGLYASLGDVIAATALYSVIADDPDVTPTGAAFARAFRDNRMPGQ; this comes from the coding sequence ATGAGCTACGAAATCCCGCCGGAGGCCCACCGCCTGCACGCGGAAGGCCGCTCCGCGGGCTCCCGCGGCGACTACGACCTGGCGCTCACCCTGCTCGGCCGGGCCGCGGCCCTGGCGCCGGACTGGCCCTACCCGCCGTACGACGCGGCCTTCACGCACCTGATGCGCGGCGACACCCGCGCCGCCCAGAACCTGTACGAACGCGTGGCCAGCCTGTCCCCGACCGGCTTCTTCACCTGCCGCACCACCCTGGACATGCTGCGCCGCGAGCACGCCGGGCAGCTGGCACCGGGCTTCTCCAGGTCCTTCGTGCAGCTGGAGTGGCTGGAAGACCGCGTGGAGAAGACGCGGATCCTGCGCGGCATCACGCAGCGCTTCCCCGGCTTCCCGCCGGCCTGGAAGGAGCTCTCGCTGCTGCTGGAGGACCCGCAGGACCGGCTGATCGCGATGGACAACGGCCTGGCCGGCGACCCCGACCCCGAGACCCGGACCACGCTGCTGCTCAACAAGGCGGGGCTGTACGCCTCGCTCGGTGACGTCATCGCGGCCACCGCGCTGTACTCGGTGATCGCCGACGATCCCGATGTGACGCCGACCGGGGCGGCTTTCGCCAGGGCTTTCCGGGACAATCGGATGCCCGGGCAGTAG
- the murD gene encoding UDP-N-acetylmuramoyl-L-alanine--D-glutamate ligase: MNPFSAPGPVQFDGAAVTVVGARVVGLSASAALLARGARVTLIDRYDDEATTARAAQAAAQGATLRLGDGDTLPEGTELLVVSPGLPPSAPIVAAAREAGVPIWGDAELAWRLRAPLADGSYAPWLVVTGTNGKSTTVRMAEAMLKQAGKNVAACGNIGYPVLDAVLRGQAGWEAGKAEEPGEAGEPFEVLVIELSSYQLYWSSTLSPLASVVLNIAPDHIDWHGSYADYVAAKGRAYENCQVAAIYNAADLETVRLVEEAEVVEGCRAIGFTLGAPGLSMLGVVDGILADRAFVPDRRTSAAELGTVYDVELHAPHNIANALAAAALVRAYGVESTAVRDGLREFRPEPHRIAWVATVDGVDYVDDSKATNPHAASASIGAYEHVVWLAGGLAKGADFDDLVERHAKRLRGAVLFGAERHLVAEALRRRAPEVPVVDLGGPGPEQAAAVMAEAVAAARAMAVSGDTVLLAPACASMDMFTSYGQRGDVFAEAVREMKAREAGEAGEAAEAGE; encoded by the coding sequence ATGAACCCCTTCTCCGCCCCCGGTCCTGTGCAGTTCGACGGCGCCGCCGTCACCGTCGTCGGAGCCCGGGTCGTCGGGTTGTCGGCTTCGGCGGCGCTGTTGGCGCGCGGGGCTCGGGTGACGCTGATCGACCGGTACGACGACGAGGCGACCACCGCGCGGGCCGCGCAGGCTGCCGCGCAGGGGGCCACGCTGCGTTTGGGCGACGGTGACACGCTGCCCGAGGGGACCGAGCTGCTCGTCGTGAGTCCCGGGCTGCCGCCTTCGGCGCCGATCGTGGCGGCGGCGCGGGAAGCCGGGGTGCCGATCTGGGGCGACGCGGAGTTGGCGTGGCGGTTGCGGGCTCCGCTGGCCGACGGGAGCTACGCGCCGTGGCTGGTCGTGACCGGGACCAACGGCAAGAGCACTACGGTGCGGATGGCCGAGGCGATGCTCAAGCAGGCCGGGAAGAACGTCGCGGCGTGCGGGAACATCGGGTACCCGGTGCTCGACGCGGTGCTGCGGGGGCAGGCCGGCTGGGAGGCCGGGAAAGCCGAGGAGCCCGGGGAGGCCGGGGAGCCGTTCGAGGTGCTGGTCATCGAGCTGTCCAGCTACCAGCTGTACTGGAGCTCGACGCTCAGCCCGCTGGCCTCGGTGGTGCTCAACATCGCGCCGGACCACATCGACTGGCACGGGTCGTACGCCGACTACGTCGCGGCCAAGGGCCGGGCGTACGAGAACTGCCAGGTCGCCGCCATCTACAACGCCGCCGATCTGGAGACGGTGCGGCTGGTGGAGGAGGCCGAGGTCGTCGAGGGCTGCCGGGCCATCGGGTTCACGCTCGGCGCGCCGGGGCTGTCGATGCTCGGGGTGGTGGACGGCATCCTGGCCGACCGGGCCTTCGTGCCCGACCGCCGCACCAGCGCCGCGGAGCTGGGCACCGTCTACGACGTCGAGCTGCACGCCCCGCACAACATCGCGAACGCGCTGGCCGCCGCCGCGCTGGTCCGCGCCTACGGCGTGGAGTCCACGGCGGTGCGCGACGGGCTGCGCGAGTTCCGGCCCGAGCCGCACCGCATCGCCTGGGTCGCGACCGTCGACGGCGTGGACTACGTCGACGACTCCAAGGCCACCAACCCGCACGCCGCCTCGGCCTCGATCGGCGCTTACGAGCACGTGGTCTGGCTGGCCGGCGGCCTGGCCAAGGGCGCGGACTTCGACGACCTGGTCGAGCGGCACGCCAAGCGGCTGCGCGGCGCGGTCCTGTTCGGCGCCGAGCGCCACCTGGTCGCCGAGGCGCTGCGCCGCCGCGCGCCGGAGGTGCCGGTGGTGGACCTCGGCGGCCCGGGCCCGGAGCAGGCGGCCGCGGTGATGGCCGAGGCGGTCGCGGCGGCGCGGGCCATGGCGGTGTCGGGGGACACGGTGCTGCTGGCGCCGGCGTGCGCGTCGATGGACATGTTCACGTCGTACGGGCAGCGCGGGGACGTGTTCGCCGAGGCGGTGCGGGAGATGAAGGCGCGGGAAGCTGGAGAAGCAGGGGAAGCCGCAGAGGCCGGGGAGTAG
- the erm gene encoding 23S ribosomal RNA methyltransferase Erm — translation MSGFVGGRHELGQNFLADPGLIAAIGTLVRDRTRGPIVELGAGDGALTGPLSRLDRPLTALEIDPRRVRRLAARFERRPDVDVVRADVLRYRFPAAPHTIVGNVPFHLTTAIIRKLLAERGWSSAVLIVQWEVARRRAGVGGASMLTASWWPWYDFGLVRRIPASAFRPVPSVDAGLLTMWRRPEPLVQGRPGYQAFVKQVFQASGRGVEEMIGRTGRVRRAELREWVRRSRIPARALPKDLQAEDWARLWELVRD, via the coding sequence ATGTCCGGGTTCGTCGGCGGACGCCATGAACTCGGACAGAACTTCCTCGCCGACCCCGGCCTGATCGCCGCGATCGGCACGCTGGTCCGGGACCGGACGCGGGGCCCGATCGTCGAGCTCGGCGCCGGCGACGGCGCCCTGACCGGCCCGCTGTCCCGGCTGGACCGGCCGCTCACGGCGCTGGAGATCGATCCGCGGCGGGTGCGGCGGCTGGCCGCGCGGTTCGAGCGCCGGCCGGACGTGGACGTGGTCCGCGCCGACGTCCTGCGGTACCGCTTCCCGGCCGCGCCGCACACGATCGTCGGTAACGTGCCGTTCCACCTCACGACCGCGATCATCAGGAAGCTGCTAGCCGAGCGCGGTTGGAGCAGCGCGGTGCTGATCGTGCAGTGGGAGGTGGCGCGGCGGCGGGCCGGGGTCGGCGGGGCCAGCATGCTGACCGCGTCGTGGTGGCCCTGGTACGACTTCGGGCTGGTCCGGCGGATCCCGGCCTCGGCGTTCCGGCCGGTGCCGTCGGTGGACGCCGGGCTGCTCACCATGTGGCGCCGTCCGGAGCCGCTGGTGCAGGGCCGGCCCGGGTATCAGGCCTTTGTGAAGCAGGTCTTCCAGGCGTCGGGGCGCGGGGTCGAGGAGATGATCGGGCGGACCGGCCGGGTGCGGCGGGCCGAACTGCGCGAGTGGGTCCGCCGGAGCCGGATCCCGGCCCGGGCCCTGCCCAAGGACCTTCAGGCCGAGGACTGGGCCCGGTTGTGGGAGCTGGTGCGGGACTGA